AATCCTTTTCAGGTAGGAGCTTTGACAATATACAAGTTAAATACCGATTTTTGGCATTCAAAGAATACCAAAGATAGCAAACATgataaaatcaattttttgctaGATTTGGTGAATAATACTTATGTAAAGGGAAGCCTGCTGTTAGATATGCTTCACATACAATTAAAGGGCTAAATTTTACACGTTTGGGGAAATTGAACATAATATCACTGACTACCGGAGATATCCACGAAAGATACACAGTAATAGGGATAGATCAtactaaaaataaagcttccaaaaacaaaagaattaatTAACTGTAATACTAATTAAGGAGATTTTTCATTAAGGCTTCCTACTTAAACAAAGTGATAAGAAGGAGACAGACTCGGCTGCTCaggaaaaagatttaaaggCTGTGAACAAAATGCATGCTTAGGGTCGTAGTAATACCCCTGTATATATCCATTTTCTCTACATAAACAGCAGAAATAAAAGCCAGTTATTCTCGATTCGGATGTGTCTGTCTggtcttttaaaattagcATGTCCTTCCATCGCATAAAAATGTACTTTTGACAAATCTTATACAACTTCTTCGGATTAGTAATGGTTTCAAGAAAGGTATTGGTATccatattttgaaaaggagCAAGCTTTCGCCAATAGCAAACGTCGATTTCTAAAGGGGCACTCCATTTTTCAGTagcaaaatttaatttctcTGAAAAATCAAGAATCTCCCCAGTCCAAGCAGTTGAAATGGTCGAAGATGGGTCAGAAGATCGAGCTTGAGCATTCAACTGGCCCTCTAAAGCTCTCCGTTTATAGTCCACCACATGGATTGAAACGTCTACAATCCACCTCTCCTTGGGATTTGTTAAAGGAGGTAATCCAGATATTGATTGGACTCCCCCAAATTGTAAGCCTCGAAAAACAGAGCCACTACGAAGCCACCAAGTGGGTGTAATGAAAAGACGACGCTTTGCATAATGACGGATCATGTAATACGtacaaacttttttgtGTTTATGAAAAACTATATTTAAAGAGCACGACCTAGCGTTTGGAGTTTGTGTCCGAGATCCATAGCTACTTGCAGAAGAACTTGATTCTTGATTCGGAGGCCCGTTGAGGTCTAAGACAGCAGGGTTATTATCCAAAGAATTAAGGATATTTTGATAAGTAGAATTAGGAAAGTAAGTATTAAAAGTGGATGCGCCAGCGCTGTCGTGGGAGGGATTTAAGGGTGAATTGGACCTCCGTAAATGTTCAATTAAAGGATTGAATTGTGGAGTCGAAGCAGCttgaaaattataatttgaCTGATCGAAAGAAGATGGAAAACTCAGTGACTGAGGATTTGAAATACTAATAGACCTAGAAGGAGGAAGTGGTGGTTGGATAGGAAAAGACGAAGTTGGAGGTTCAACACTAGGCTCTGTCGGTTGGGCAGAAAAAACACTATTCGGGTTAGAACCAAATGTCGAGGAATTCCGATCCAGTAACTCGctgttttgtaaataacGATTCAATCGTAAAACACGTCCGACTAATCGTTCGGTATGAGGTGAAAAGAATGAGGGAATGGAGGCTTCAtcataattattttctctAATGGTCTCCAACCAATCTGAAAGACTTCTTCGTGAGTATCTAGTAGCGTTACTCCGTGAAAGGCCGCTTCTTCTCCTTTGACGGGAAGCCGATCTAgaatgaaaagaagaatgaaCTTGaggatgaaaaatattgtcATTATTGTTTGAAGGGTTTGGTAAAGGTATGTGTAAAGGATCATGAGTAAATGAAATGGAAGAATCTTGTTCACTCAGCTCGGAACGAATACGCGCTAATGGAAACATATGACGGTGATGGTTGCGTTGGGAATTAGATACGTCGTTTGAATTTGGGTTTGGGAATCCGGAACCAGAATCTGCCCAAGCGCCTTGCTCATTTGGGTGGCTTGAGTCTtcattttggaaattgtCTAGCGATCGAGGCATCAATAAGTATATACGCCAAGAAAATCTTAGTATTTGAAGTGTGCGCCAAAAATTATGATAAAAGAgttaaattaaaagtaaaacgAATAGAGTTCACTTTATAGGTACAAGGTATTTTAGACTTCGTATTGGAATggcaataaataaacacaaCCCTTTTATAATAAACGAGATCTCACAACACAACAAACGGCCTTCACTAGGAAAACATAAGAATTGTAAAGTCAAACTATATATGACTACAATTGAGAGGAAATCCTATACAACTAATGCGAGATAGCTTCgcgttttttttatcaccacaattttctttcagcGTTAACAGgataaaatgattttttttggacaAGCAAAGCCTTTTCCGAAATCGTTAAATTTAGTTTATAACAGGAAAACACAGTAAAAAGAACTTAGCCTAAAAGAAGgtgcaatttttttataataacaAAGTGACATAAAACCCCTTTTAACtggattaaaaaaatttttttaacaaccTTCAAGttagctttaaaaaacgaaataGCCAggtaaaacaaaagtgTTTCCTCAGGTCTATCGATGTCGAAAATTCtttcgttctttttttagaaaattcaaaacgGAGAAAAGTAAGTTGAAACAGTATGTTAAACTCCCtctattttcaaaaattcattcaatATAGTTTATAAAAGTCCTACACCTACAGGATGCTGCTAATTGTTTCGGTATGGTGTAATCTGGgacaattgaaaaaatgtgtTTTGGTTGAGTTTTGCGGTGCGCCAACTCTATAGTAGTGTACTAGCAAATATGCGAAATTTTATGAATCTCTAGTCTTgattatgttttttaaatcatgCAATGTGAATTTGTTCATTCTAAATTACATTTACAGGAAATGGAAGCTCTTAATGTagtaaaagcaaaataccCCAACTTTGCTAAATTTATCAGCTCTTATACTTCTGTCCAAATTAGAACTACAAATTACAAGTTATTTAAGAATTTAAGTAATCCGGATTATTGGAAAAATAAGGTGGCCATCTTCAAgtgcaaaaaaaaggattttaaacaatttatattattgtACAGGAAGTCTGAATTCTAAAGCTAAAGAAGTACAAGTTTGGCTTTCCAGATCCAAAAGATagcttttattaaaaaaataaatacctTGCAAAAAGTTGTTATAGCATTCCTTGAATTTAAACGTACCCATTAAGATATTAAACTTCTTTCATTTGCTTGTGAATAATATGGAAACCCCCCAACAATCTCTGAAATTATTTCgtaaaagtttttagaaGAATTTTCTTCAGTATGGATTCGAAACCAATCTTTATGGGAGTGGCTTAAGGGTGAAAAAATGTCCGAGTAGGTTATATAGGAATCATCGATTTTAACAAATCGTTCACTAACTTTTTCGTACGACAGTACTTTGTAAAAACGATCTGTAGAATCTTTGAgagaaaaatttgtaagGAACCCAGATGAAGCGTTTAACTGGGAATCTTGTGTCATTTCTGGGcgagaaaaaaatgaaacacAGTCATCCAAGAAAGCGTCAACAGATTTGTTGTTTGCAATAGTTTTGAAAGTTGTAGtatttatctttaaatCGAGTTCGGATTCAGGAAGTAGGATCTGATATCCTCtcgattttttgaaagctaTCTGAAAAGTTTCCTTACCCATTAAAAACCCGTTCTTTATTGGAAGTATAATTTCGATTAAGGGGTATGTAAGAGATGTAGACAAGGAATTTGAAGACAAAATAATTCTATAGAAACTTTTTCGAGTTGTCTCATCCAAAATAgaatgatttttcaaataactAGGAATTTGATCAACAAAGgtattaaacaaaaaatgatgtGCTTTTGATCGTTCTTTAACATAAAATGATGCAACGTCAGGATTTTTCGTATGTGAAAGGAAAGAACTGCTAAATAAACTATATCCAAAAGTTGCCGTTAGTCTTTTTGTGAAGCATTGTTCTGTGTTTGTCGCATGGCTACTGAACCAAAAGTCATTAACTGAATGGAATGAATCTCTAATATAGgaatttagtttttttgattgagtagtatttttttgactAAGATCCTTGACCTCAATTGAAGATATGTCCTTATTTATTGATGGTTTAATGGGTACAGGGAGAGTTAAGGAATTTCGTGTCAACGCTTCGTCAGATAAAACACTGGTGTTCCAGGAATACTCTTTTACCCTACACCATCGTTTCCAGGAGTCATCCTTTAAATACCAAGGCAATCGAAAGTCATAGGTGAAGTCATTAAGAGTAAAGgattttttggaagttaAGCACTCCGAATCTATTAAACACTTGTCTGTATTCTCAAAAAGCATGACGaaagaaagtaattttctttcaatttcgtCGAATGAACAATTACCAAAAGCAGttgttattttaatttgagCTTTTCCAGATAATTCAATATACGCTTTGCATCTTTCAGAAAGAAGAACAGCGttcttatttattatatttgcATAATACTCAGTAAcatcaattgtttttgacttcaaatgtttaaatattCCACTAATGAGCTCTTCAACAATTGCGACATCTCGTTTTTTAGCCTCGATTTTAATGTTATTGTTTGTTACATTAATTACTACATGCGCTGCATGCTTTTGAGAGATATCTCTTAATGCACTAGCATTATTCAACAGAAGGAAAAACATCTCCAACGGACAAAGCGTCACGTCTTTTATTGCGAGCATATCGTCCATCGCATCGCCATGAATTCGTAGCTTCCAATGATCAAGCAAAATACGCTCGATTATCTCTTTTTTCCGAAGAGATGAACTTTTAATATGAAAAACTTTAGCAAATTTCCGCAATTGTTCTTTACGAAAGGCAACTTCCAATGTATTCACAAGTTGACGAAAGCTTTTAGCAGACGTATTTACACTTTTTGGTTTATAAGATTCAATATCTTGAAAAACATCTTCAAGAGTATTATGAACTGTCGGATCCTCAACAAGTTTAAAAGCCAAAGCATCAACGTAATGTGATGTTAAGTAAGGTGAGCGCAACACGCTTTTAGATTTTGGTTTATAAGGAGGTATTATTATAAGATTAGAGCTATTTACAACTCCTCTATTAGAATCAGCGTGAATACTCCTTATATTTAGCAACCCCCATGAAGTCAGCTTTTGAGCCAAGCACCTGCAGTTTAAGGCGTTGATATTACGATTCAATAATGATCCTTTTaccatttgtttacatggGGTTAgtaaatttataaagaGATAATCTCTTAGGAGCAATGATGAGTCACCTTGgtgattgaaaaaaacacGGTGGTACCCGGCAAGGATAGCAACCCTAAAACGCTTTCACTGTATTCGAGAGCAATTAGTATGAGTATCAAAtatagaaatattatttgttttaaaatacaatttaATCCACCTCAActatctttttatttatttttatttttttttttaattaaaacatACGTAAGCTCAATGTGTTCTAAATGGGATATAATGACTCTCAGTAACAATGTGTTTCCAAAATGCCAAGTAAAAATGTTGTTATTTACAATCGATATAAATAAGACATAAATTAATagttgataaaaaaaggcCAACCTAGCCAACAGAAAACGGAATATGGTATCATTATTTCAACAAGCATATCTTAAAAATGCGTTGCTTAGAGAAGTTCCCAATTGCTGGTCAATATGTCCACAAGCCACAATGGCACACAGTAATTGATAGAATTCGGACTTTCCCCgagaaaattgaatttcGTCTAGTGAATTGATATAGCTAACCAAGGCGGCTATTACAGGTTGGAATGCAGCAACTCCCTTTACAGGGTTATCACCAATTACCCTTTGAAAACCATGAAGTACCAATTGCGATGcaagataaatttttttctgaaaaaCATCCATTAAATCGTTATATTCTTCTGTATCATGGGAATCCGACTTCAAAGAAGACATACATTCAAATGCGgtataaaaatatagcTTAGCACATAAGGCTTCTTGGCTTAAAAGATTGGGCATGTGCTCCACAATGCCCGAGGATAAGATTTTAGCGCGTATTTCAAAATCCGAATTAAAAGATTCAGCAAATTCCCAAGATTGCTTTAAGATATCCAGCAATTTTaccatttttcttttcggAATATTGGTAAGCATATTGTCAGAATGAAATAATTCCCATAGGCAGTTAAGCATCAAAAGTTGTAATGTGCACTTTACAACAATACTTTTCAAATGGtgcttttttgatttaaagaCGCTCTGGCTATTAAACCTTGATATTTCATGTGGACGAAAACTATTTTCTTTGACATCCTCAAGAGAACTATCAGAATTGACTTGAGGATACAATGAAGGATCACGAAGTTCTATCGGAAGAGTCATTTGAAGCAGCTGATTTATCGAGTTAATTATTTCATCCCAGTCCACGTCTTTAAATTGATTCTTATTCTTGAGGACAAATTGAGAAAAACAACTAAGTCCCACTTTTGATATCATACTGTTTTCTTGGCAAATACATTTTTCCAGTAAATTCAGCGCCTTAGgaagcaaaaaatgaaggcGCTCAaacaagtttttaattaattcaataaaagCTTTTAGTGCTTCAACCATTGTTGTTAGCATCCATACTTCAGTCTCTTCAGTGTTCTTTGCTAAATACAAACGTTGGGAATTAGTAATGGacaaaatagaaaatattgAGAGCAAAGCTTTATTGGAAACGGTTTCCCAAAATTCTTCGTCAAAGTCATCAGCGTGTCGATAAAGACAATCGAATAAAACCTTCAAGGCTTTAGATCGCACCTCTAAATCTGACGCCTCGCAGAtgatttcattaaatgaCAGCAAAAACGGAAGCCAGTACTCTTCTTCtagtttttttgaatatacACTCTCTTTTTTCATGTGCTTCAAATGCTTAATTAACTCATGctccaaatttttaagcatATCCACACAACTCAGACAGAACTTTTGATTGCCATTAAGTTTAGCAAACTTAGTTATACAAGATATCAGATCAATATAAGCCCCTTGTGTAAGGACGCAGCTGATATGTTCATGGCCCAAAGATGATACAACAGATATTGCGCACTGCAAAACCAAaagattttcaattttagaAGCGTAGGCGAGAATATGGAATATGGTTCTCCATCCAGAACGTATGTTTTGGTATCTGGCTTTGATCATTTGATCAATACAACGTAAGACAAGGTCTTTAATCTTAAGGTCCTGCGAATTTTCCATAGCATGTGAAAATGGCTGTAAGAAGTCCTTCTGAAATTTAAAGTGAGAGAGctcttcaatttctaaaaactGCATAGAAAATTGTCTCAAGGAATCTAAAGCAAAAGATGCTATTATTGAGTTTTCATGACAGCTGACTTGGGTAAAATAAGTACCTAACAAAGACCAAATACTGGACCATTCCATACGGATACGACGCATATTATAATATGATATTTCAACCAACTTTTGTAAACTGAATAACCTCGGATTAGAAAGTTCCAAAGAACACTCTATTTCTTCCCAAGAGACCTCAATTAATGCTTTTACAAAATCGTAGATTCCTTCACTACCAAGGTTTCGAGTGTTTGAGAAGAGCATATCAACAGCCATTACAACTTCACGAGAACTATATTCTCTGACGATTTCAACTGAGCTAGATTTAGTGGAGTGAGTGGAGGCAGATTGAAAACTTTTAGAATGTTTTAACGAAATGCTTCCACTTCGAGACTGTCGTATATTCTTATCTAAAGATTTGCGCAATGGTTTGGTAGTACTTACATCTGGTAAAGAATTTATGTCGACACCAGCAGATATTAGTTGGACACGTTCCAACTGACTTATACATAAAAGCACGTCTTTCCAAGAGTCTCTCAACTTATCTCCATGAGCTAGTGAAATTTCAAGTAGGGTTTTCAAAGCGTGCATATTCGTCCATTTTAACTCGGACGTATTATTCAAATGAGTAAACTTAGTCAAAGTTTGCATGAAAGCATTTCTAGGTAAATCCattgagaaaaagaaaatgacGTTCATGGCCAACCGAAATCCATCAAGTGAAAGTTGAATCAATGCTGGATCAGAGGAGAGTTGCAATGGTTCAGAGAATGCCGCGAGAATTGGCATCCAAACAGCTTCAAACATCGGACAAACATGCTCAAAGTGCCTAGCagtataataaatatcatttcCTGAAAGTTTTCCTCTTTCACGTTGTTCACGaattaaatctttaaacAACGCTTCGGTCTTGTTGGCCATCTTATTGGAAGCCATATAGTATGCTTCCCTTTGCAAATCTCTTCCAACCGTCGCCAATGCATTACTTATGTTAGCAGCAAAGCTAAGATTACTAGTCCCGGGTATTTCTGGAAAGTTGGAAGTAGGATCTTGCTCATctttcaaaacaatttcgtttttttggatttccTCATATACCTCAGTCAAAAACGAATCGCTCAGATTAGCACCATCATCCACACCTctgttatttttaataaaatcttGACATGTCATCCGATTTTTAACTTGGGGAGAATGTAAATCAGTATTTAACATAATAATTGAATATGCTAGAATATAAGCAGTGTctgcatttttaaaaacaccAAGATTGTCatcaatatatttttctgcAAACTTGAGCATGAATCTGTCAATCTTTTGCGCTTCACCGGGTAAacgaaatttttgtaaaaatgaaCGAAGGGCATTCACAAATGGAATATCATTGAAACTCATGTGGTCAACGAAAGAGTGCATGATAGCAATATTCTCGTCATTTCCTTCTCCTAAATACTCGCCTAGCACAGCTTTATCCAAGCCTTCTGTAGagattaaaaatttagcaaTATCGGTAGGAGTTTTGGAAGCAATAAAATGACTTGAAAGTAGAATCTTAATTCCCTCTTTTGGTTTGtagttaaatttttgtattgcTTCTTGTAATTGTTTCTTTCgatgttttaaattttcaaactgAGAAGGATCGTCTGTAGCTAAAGCCTGACCAGAAGATTCCAAATTATCCATTGATGTACTATTTATACCTGCGGAAGGGGGCTCTGATTTACTTTTCTGTGGTTCTTCTCCTTTTGAAGTCGACTCTGTTTCGTCGTCCTTCGCCGTTATTTCGACAGTAGGCGCAAATGTTTGATTACACCATGTAAATAGAGAAGATAAAGTAGATATTAAACATCTATAAGACTTCAACCGAATTTGATAATCAAAGTAAGGTGGATTGTGCGAATGAACATAGCTTCCAATTGTTGACGAATTAAGCTGAGGAATATCATTCAATGTATGATATACAAACCCCGGTTTATCAATTACTAGCTGGTCATCACGGAAAACAAATGAAGGAGGAGGATCAGAAGTACTCTGACTTGCAATCCTTGATAGAGTAACAATTGCTCtttcataaatattttcagtATTACCACTTATACAGTCATAATTAAGATAAAGTTCAATTAAGGTCTGTGGTTCTTCACACATGCGGTGAAAAATATTCAGCAgtacaattttttgttgattgCTAGAGGTTCGCATTTCCAATATGGGAAAGAAGATTTCGGTAAAAAACACTTCTAACTCtgacttgaaaaaattttttaattcagaAAGAATTAACCAAAATATTTCACAAGAAATCTCGAATACCGGTAAAACATGGCTAACCACATTTTTAGCCAATGCAAGGCAAATGTATTGTTTAACAGCGTCAATCAATGGTGTCGGAGTTGAAGTTGGAGACCTTATTTTCACATTTATGTCCGAAAGGATGTTCATATAAGTTCGAAGAATATGATATATAAGATGCAAGCTCATCAACTTTGATCGCATCGATTGCGACTTTAGGTCGTATTCATGCTCATACGGaatgtttttaatagaaaGCTTACATAAAGCTCtgattaacaaaaatgcaTCCCGAAGCAACTGTTGCTCCAAAGAATCCTCTTCCAAAGGAGCTTCTTCACGAACCTGGTCAAAGCTTTTTCTGTGCTCGAAAGATTCAAGTGTGAGTTTGTTTTCTGATAATTGAGAAGGTATAGGAGAGTTAGCACGATCAGCTAAAACAATAAGTTAGTATAAAGAACTAAAAACATGATGATTGCTTACGAGTTCCATTACTGGATGATTTATTCATGTTAATAGTAGAAAATTCTCTTTCATGATTAAGAACGGTAGAAAGGCGCTGGAATACTGAATCAACCATTTGTAAAAGAGCTACCTGAGCAATGGCTTGGGTAGTTGAGTCTTTACATAAGAGGAAAATATTGTAAGTTTGCCTCACTGCTGTAAGTAAAAACGAATGTCTAATGATTGTCCTTTCAGAAGTAATAGCTGCCAATAAAGCCTTTACAATTTGTAGCTGCACTCTTTCTGGAGTAGACTCACCGCAAAAACAGGATGCAATAGTGTTAACCACACGTTCCATTAAGGTAATATCCGATGGATTTAATGTTGGGGaatcaaaataattgtaaTCAATCAGCTTGGCAAAGCAATCCAAAGTAATAGTCAGCAACGTTGTACTATTTGTTTGACAAGCCATTACCAAAGGTTCCAAAATGACTTCgggaagaagaaatggcTGCTTTTGTAATTCTATTTGGACATTATTGATAGCCTCCCTAAGCTTCTTATGCCGTTTTGTAGCCTTTGCTTTTGACATATGCTTAAAAGCCTCAATTACGAAGAGTTGAGGATTGAGTTTGCCAGAGTTTTGGTTAGAGGCGTTTGAAATATTCTTCCAAATCTTTAGATCTTGTGGAGCTTCAGAAGTAGATGTAGTCTGTTTGCTCAGAGTACCTGTTTGTTCACTTTCAATCGAACGTGAATCTAAGTCATCTTCTGGAGGTCTTAGAGATAGATTGCTTTCAATATCTTTTTCCGCTTCTAAGTTTTTATCGTTAATTTCTATACTTTTTTCAGTATTAGACTGTTCAGGTATGGAATCATGTTCATCTATTTCATCAGAAACTCGACTTTTGATTGTTGATTCACTATCCGGTTCTTCTTCGACAACAGACGATCCTTTTACTTCATCAGGATTACTAGAAACCCTACTAACGGTTTCTATCTCCAAATCTGTCATTTTGACATGTATGATATTTGATGTTGTAGCTATGCAGCTATGAAAGTATTATAGTATGAATGGATGGGTACGTATACTACCACTCTGCACACCACGAACCAGatcataattttttctttgaaaattaacCATTGATTATATCcctaaaaaaataaaattcatttctttgtaaTTTGTTTGATAATTTAAGCTAGAAGCATGCTTCGAATTAAGtacgtttttttttttttaattagaAAATCTCATTGAACTTCTTATAGACGAATTTATATTAATAGTTAACTGGTAGCATCTATTGTTGATGAATCAAGGCtcttttgttaatataCTGACTCAAACTATTAAAAGTGTTAACTAGTTCTTAAATATTAGTTTTCATAAGATAATAAGAGTATCAATGATTAAACTACTACTGCAGAATACGCTTGTTCCGTACTAAATGCAAATTATTTAGGACGGCATAATGCCTTGCCAAGTTAtgttatttattgtaaataagtatatttttgaaacgaaaaaaacgatagaaaaaaacttttttatcaattgaaATGCCACGTATGTTTGCgaatttctcttttttctgcttCAACGTGGCTGTCCTAATGACAAAAATCTTTAGTGAGCGATTGCAATAATACAAAAAGATAGAGCGTAAACTCTCAAgcaaataagaaaaaattgggaGATGGGatttaaacaaatggaAGAGCAACAAAAATGCTCAATCACTAAAACCGGAATTCTAGTATTCATCAATCATAATATATGTATTTTCCATATTTAGAATAACATACTTACAACACAAAGGTTctcaataaaaagaagacAAATTGTGCTCGTAAGAAACCATAAATCATATGAAGCCACTCGGAATAATGGAAATAATGCCAAGATTTGGTAACAATTGGGCCTTGGGAAAGAGCTCTAGCCATCACCGGATCATCAGATAAAAGTCCGTCACAGCCTCTAATTAAAGCAAGATAGATAGAAGAAGGTGTGTTTAAAGTCCATGCAAAGACTTGTTTACCTTGGGCATGAACGAGATCAACAAAATCCTGAGAATGAGGAAGTAAAAACAGAGCAACAGCCATACTGACACCCTTTACTCTGGGATGCATAACAAAATGTCTTTCAGCATAAGCGAAGTTGAATCCAATATGATATAACGGAATTGATGGGGCATATCGATCACAAGCAGGGATGAACCTATGTGACCATAAACAAAACGATACTTTGTCTTTCCAAAAGTCTAAATCAGAATTAACCCGAAGCATTGCATCAACCATTCTGGGAATAATTAACAAATCGTTTACTGGCTTAATGTCAACAAGTAGATTGACGCCAGGATGCTTGGTTAATTCATGCAAAAATTGTTCATAGGTAGGTAACGGCTCGTGAGGCTCTTGAATGGTACGAAAATGACCATTATCCAATTCATAATCAAGATCTCGAACATCAACATCAACACCGAATACTCTGTTAAGATTTCTATCATGCAAAATGCAAACCACTTCATCTTTAGTTAGTCGAACATCTGTTTCAACGCAGTCAGCACCAGCCTTTACGGCTTGTTGAAATGCTAGTATAGTATTTTCAGGATACTTAGCTTTGTATCTGTAAACATAAGTTAAACATTTGCTAAATTGGAGAAGGATTTTGACAATTAAGGGTACAAAGTTGCAGATATGAAACTAAGTCTACTAATAATAAAAGCAGTATGCAACTAATACATTCATAAAACATACCCTCTATGAGCAATGACCAAAGGCGGTTTTGAAAACGTGGCTAAAGAACTCGTATTTTCAGCAATGCTTTGAGCAGCATCATCAACGGTATTGGCAATTGAGTAGTTAAAAGCCATTTTGAAGAGAACGATGTTGGTATTGGGAGAAGTAAAGAATGTAGCAACTATATACCAGTTACTGTAGTCCGATGATATCACTCCGCTCCGCTCAGGTTGCAAAAAAGGCGTTGAAGTGATTCGTCGAAGTCAATTCAGtataacaatattttatatagtTAATTTACGATAAAGGAAGGAAAACATTTCCCTCGCAAAAGAAGCGAATTATCCATCAGAATTGTAGATTCAAATCATATATTTCAAACGCTGAATGCAATTCGCATCATGAAGTTAATAGAGAATCATATTCTGCTAGCGATTGTTGATTAAGAGGAGACATACTTTCGTCGGGTTCAATGGTCTGAATAGCATCCGACATTATACCATAAAAACGATAATGAGTATCTTCAACCTCGTCTGTATTGGGAGTAAGAGGTTGAATCAAAATTAATGTTCCAGTCAAGGGATCACAGTTCCAAAGAAATCCTTCTACTGGTAAACGTCCATTCTTAAACAGGACGCGCAGGTAAGAACCTCTACGCTTTTCTGTTGTGTGAGAATccatttcattaattattcaaataatgtgagaaaacaaaaaagataaaaaaaacattaataaaaaccaaactttttaaaacacGGTTTATGTTCAGGTCAAAAAGTAGTAGCAATTTTCGGTAGCTGTATGAGAGGCGTGGAATTACAAGATGAGTATAGCTTCCGTAGCAGACGTAAATCAAGTATGTTTTTCATTCGAACCCAAATTTTTAgttgtttttgaatttatgaAACTGATACTTAGGCCATTAtggttttttttgctaacaaTATACCAGCAATGGGATTTACAATCAGTTTTCGTATTAACTTCCATAAaacttattttatttatcaacGAACATCAAATTCTAGCtcagaa
This portion of the Schizosaccharomyces pombe strain 972h- genome assembly, chromosome: I genome encodes:
- the sec71 gene encoding Sec7 domain-containing protein sec71 codes for the protein MTDLEIETVSRVSSNPDEVKGSSVVEEEPDSESTIKSRVSDEIDEHDSIPEQSNTEKSIEINDKNLEAEKDIESNLSLRPPEDDLDSRSIESEQTGTLSKQTTSTSEAPQDLKIWKNISNASNQNSGKLNPQLFVIEAFKHMSKAKATKRHKKLREAINNVQIELQKQPFLLPEVILEPLVMACQTNSTTLLTITLDCFAKLIDYNYFDSPTLNPSDITLMERVVNTIASCFCGESTPERVQLQIVKALLAAITSERTIIRHSFLLTAVRQTYNIFLLCKDSTTQAIAQVALLQMVDSVFQRLSTVLNHEREFSTINMNKSSSNGTPDRANSPIPSQLSENKLTLESFEHRKSFDQVREEAPLEEDSLEQQLLRDAFLLIRALCKLSIKNIPYEHEYDLKSQSMRSKLMSLHLIYHILRTYMNILSDINVKIRSPTSTPTPLIDAVKQYICLALAKNVVSHVLPVFEISCEIFWLILSELKNFFKSELEVFFTEIFFPILEMRTSSNQQKIVLLNIFHRMCEEPQTLIELYLNYDCISGNTENIYERAIVTLSRIASQSTSDPPPSFVFRDDQLVIDKPGFVYHTLNDIPQLNSSTIGSYVHSHNPPYFDYQIRLKSYRCLISTLSSLFTWCNQTFAPTVEITAKDDETESTSKGEEPQKSKSEPPSAGINSTSMDNLESSGQALATDDPSQFENLKHRKKQLQEAIQKFNYKPKEGIKILLSSHFIASKTPTDIAKFLISTEGLDKAVLGEYLGEGNDENIAIMHSFVDHMSFNDIPFVNALRSFLQKFRLPGEAQKIDRFMLKFAEKYIDDNLGVFKNADTAYILAYSIIMLNTDLHSPQVKNRMTCQDFIKNNRGVDDGANLSDSFLTEVYEEIQKNEIVLKDEQDPTSNFPEIPGTSNLSFAANISNALATVGRDLQREAYYMASNKMANKTEALFKDLIREQRERGKLSGNDIYYTARHFEHVCPMFEAVWMPILAAFSEPLQLSSDPALIQLSLDGFRLAMNVIFFFSMDLPRNAFMQTLTKFTHLNNTSELKWTNMHALKTLLEISLAHGDKLRDSWKDVLLCISQLERVQLISAGVDINSLPDVSTTKPLRKSLDKNIRQSRSGSISLKHSKSFQSASTHSTKSSSVEIVREYSSREVVMAVDMLFSNTRNLGSEGIYDFVKALIEVSWEEIECSLELSNPRLFSLQKLVEISYYNMRRIRMEWSSIWSLLGTYFTQVSCHENSIIASFALDSLRQFSMQFLEIEELSHFKFQKDFLQPFSHAMENSQDLKIKDLVLRCIDQMIKARYQNIRSGWRTIFHILAYASKIENLLVLQCAISVVSSLGHEHISCVLTQGAYIDLISCITKFAKLNGNQKFCLSCVDMLKNLEHELIKHLKHMKKESVYSKKLEEEYWLPFLLSFNEIICEASDLEVRSKALKVLFDCLYRHADDFDEEFWETVSNKALLSIFSILSITNSQRLYLAKNTEETEVWMLTTMVEALKAFIELIKNLFERLHFLLPKALNLLEKCICQENSMISKVGLSCFSQFVLKNKNQFKDVDWDEIINSINQLLQMTLPIELRDPSLYPQVNSDSSLEDVKENSFRPHEISRFNSQSVFKSKKHHLKSIVVKCTLQLLMLNCLWELFHSDNMLTNIPKRKMVKLLDILKQSWEFAESFNSDFEIRAKILSSGIVEHMPNLLSQEALCAKLYFYTAFECMSSLKSDSHDTEEYNDLMDVFQKKIYLASQLVLHGFQRVIGDNPVKGVAAFQPVIAALVSYINSLDEIQFSRGKSEFYQLLCAIVACGHIDQQLGTSLSNAFLRYAC
- the pgc1 gene encoding glycerophosphoryl diester phosphodiesterase, with the protein product MAFNYSIANTVDDAAQSIAENTSSLATFSKPPLVIAHRGYKAKYPENTILAFQQAVKAGADCVETDVRLTKDEVVCILHDRNLNRVFGVDVDVRDLDYELDNGHFRTIQEPHEPLPTYEQFLHELTKHPGVNLLVDIKPVNDLLIIPRMVDAMLRVNSDLDFWKDKVSFCLWSHRFIPACDRYAPSIPLYHIGFNFAYAERHFVMHPRVKGVSMAVALFLLPHSQDFVDLVHAQGKQVFAWTLNTPSSIYLALIRGCDGLLSDDPVMARALSQGPIVTKSWHYFHYSEWLHMIYGFLRAQFVFFLLRTFVL